In one window of Leptospira hartskeerlii DNA:
- a CDS encoding SRPBCC family protein, whose product MKQGSDIKFVYTTYIEASPEKVWEALTSSEYAQKYWFGSKIEGDWRVGGGFKFLDPNGELLVIGKILKYEKPFLLSYTWELPPTFKSIPPELKARLDKSKEPTRVTYSLKQMKDLTRLTLLHEDLLPEDFIENPDTFVGLNNGWPAIFSSLKSLLETGKALQF is encoded by the coding sequence ATGAAACAGGGATCAGATATCAAATTCGTTTATACTACATATATCGAAGCCAGTCCTGAAAAAGTTTGGGAAGCTCTGACCAGTTCAGAATATGCTCAAAAGTATTGGTTCGGAAGTAAGATAGAAGGGGACTGGAGAGTAGGAGGCGGATTCAAGTTTCTGGATCCGAATGGTGAACTTTTAGTAATAGGTAAAATCTTGAAATACGAAAAACCGTTTTTACTTTCTTATACTTGGGAACTTCCGCCAACTTTCAAATCCATTCCGCCGGAGCTGAAGGCGAGACTGGATAAATCTAAGGAACCGACTCGAGTGACTTATAGCTTAAAACAAATGAAAGATCTTACAAGACTTACACTTTTGCACGAAGATCTTTTGCCTGAGGATTTTATAGAAAATCCGGATACGTTTGTGGGACTGAATAACGGTTGGCCTGCTATCTTTTCCAGTCTCAAAAGTTTACTTGAGACTGGAAAAGCATTACAGTTTTAA
- a CDS encoding circularly permuted type 2 ATP-grasp protein produces the protein MLLTNYQTDSFYDEMFSEEGGIRQSYHILKSRIEGMDEKELLKRKASAEKALLSLGITFNVYGDEEEEERIMPFDIIPRIVTSFEWKKMEEGLKQRIRALNLFIQDIYGDEKIIKDGVIPAEIVYSSSGYLKECKGIKPPKGIWIHITGTDLVRDGDGQMLVLEDNLRCPSGVSYVLENREVMKKTFPELFASLSVKPIYDYPIRLRGMLEHLSDKPNPNIGVLTPGIYNSAYYEHSFLASRMGVPLVEGTDLTVRDNKLYMRTTKGLKQVDVLYRRIDDTFMDPKAFRKDSLLGVPGIFEVFKKGNVALANAPGTGVADDKVIYSYVPDFIKYYLGEEPIIPNVPTYLCSREKDLKYVCENIGNLVVKAANGAGGYGMIIGPVASEKEKEEFVGKVKADPRNYIAQPVLSLSRIPTLIEDKLEGRHVDLRPFILYGEEIYVMPGGLTRVALRRGSLVVNSSQGGGSKDTWVMG, from the coding sequence ATGCTCCTGACAAATTACCAAACGGATTCCTTTTACGACGAAATGTTCTCTGAGGAGGGCGGGATTCGACAAAGTTATCATATTCTAAAATCCAGGATCGAAGGAATGGATGAAAAGGAGCTTCTGAAGCGGAAGGCTTCGGCGGAGAAGGCTCTTCTTTCCTTGGGCATCACTTTTAATGTGTATGGAGACGAAGAGGAAGAAGAAAGGATCATGCCTTTCGATATCATTCCTCGGATCGTAACTTCTTTCGAATGGAAAAAAATGGAAGAAGGTCTCAAGCAAAGGATCCGTGCCTTAAATCTTTTCATCCAAGACATCTATGGAGATGAGAAGATTATCAAGGACGGAGTGATCCCGGCCGAGATTGTCTATAGCAGTTCAGGTTATTTAAAAGAATGTAAAGGGATCAAACCTCCTAAAGGAATTTGGATCCATATTACCGGAACAGATCTCGTTCGCGATGGGGACGGGCAGATGCTTGTCCTCGAGGATAATCTTCGTTGTCCTTCCGGTGTTTCCTACGTATTAGAAAATCGTGAAGTAATGAAAAAGACCTTCCCGGAACTTTTTGCAAGTTTGTCTGTCAAGCCTATCTACGATTATCCGATCAGGCTTCGCGGGATGCTCGAACATCTTTCCGACAAACCGAATCCGAATATCGGAGTTTTAACTCCTGGGATCTATAACTCCGCATACTACGAGCATAGTTTTCTTGCTTCTCGTATGGGAGTTCCTTTGGTAGAAGGAACGGATCTCACCGTAAGAGATAATAAATTATATATGAGAACCACCAAAGGCCTGAAGCAGGTGGATGTTCTTTATAGAAGGATCGACGATACATTCATGGATCCTAAAGCCTTCCGTAAAGATTCTCTTTTGGGTGTTCCCGGTATATTCGAAGTATTTAAAAAAGGTAATGTTGCGCTTGCGAACGCTCCAGGCACAGGAGTGGCCGACGATAAGGTCATCTATTCTTATGTTCCTGATTTTATTAAGTATTATCTGGGAGAAGAGCCAATTATTCCTAACGTTCCTACGTATCTATGTTCTAGGGAGAAGGACCTGAAATATGTCTGCGAGAATATTGGGAATCTAGTTGTAAAAGCGGCTAACGGAGCAGGTGGATACGGAATGATCATAGGGCCTGTTGCGAGCGAAAAAGAAAAAGAGGAATTTGTAGGAAAAGTTAAAGCGGATCCTCGAAATTATATTGCTCAACCTGTTTTAAGTTTATCCAGGATCCCTACATTGATAGAGGATAAGTTAGAAGGAAGACATGTGGATCTTAGACCTTTTATCTTATACGGAGAAGAGATCTACGTGATGCCCGGTGGCTTAACCAGAGTCGCATTGAGAAGAGGTTCCTTAGTAGTGAATTCTTCCCAAGGTGGCGGTTCTAAAGATACTTGGGTGATGGGTTAA
- a CDS encoding saccharopine dehydrogenase family protein, giving the protein MAVSKWMIYGANGYTGELIARRAVSRGLKPVLAGRSKGKIEELANELRLEYKIFDLNNPNEIGSNIQGFQLVLHCAGPFIQTSVPMAKACISKKVNYLDITGEIPVYESLQALGKEAENAGVLLLPGVGFDIVPTDCLASSLKESLSKPKFLELAFVGLSEVSPGTMKSALAQLPYGSKIRRDGQMVGVPHLSRTREVVAGGKTYKVYGIPWGDVFTAYISTGIPNIDVYTDIPSGQVNALRYFKPIISLLKIPFILKGVQALVGKTIKGPGERTRTLVKTTVWGEVRSEEGKKSTKVLECKEGYEFTVESSLAAVSKVLSGKGGKGFKTPSLAFGSEFVLEIPGSKWKDISN; this is encoded by the coding sequence ATGGCAGTATCTAAGTGGATGATCTATGGAGCGAACGGTTACACAGGAGAACTGATCGCAAGAAGAGCAGTGTCTCGCGGTTTAAAACCTGTGCTCGCAGGAAGAAGCAAAGGCAAAATAGAAGAGCTCGCAAACGAACTGCGTTTAGAATATAAAATTTTCGATTTAAACAATCCGAACGAGATCGGTTCGAATATCCAAGGGTTTCAGTTAGTTTTACATTGCGCGGGACCGTTCATTCAAACTTCCGTTCCGATGGCAAAGGCATGCATTTCTAAAAAAGTAAATTATCTGGATATCACCGGAGAAATTCCAGTATATGAATCTTTGCAAGCGTTAGGAAAAGAAGCAGAGAATGCGGGAGTCCTTCTTTTACCTGGAGTGGGATTTGATATTGTTCCAACAGATTGTCTTGCTTCTTCTTTGAAAGAATCTCTTTCTAAACCTAAGTTTTTGGAACTTGCATTTGTGGGACTAAGTGAAGTTTCTCCAGGAACGATGAAAAGTGCGCTCGCACAACTGCCTTATGGTTCCAAGATCAGAAGGGACGGGCAGATGGTCGGAGTTCCTCATTTGAGTAGAACTAGAGAAGTAGTCGCAGGTGGGAAAACCTACAAGGTGTATGGAATTCCATGGGGAGATGTATTCACTGCTTATATTTCGACAGGTATCCCGAATATCGATGTGTATACTGATATTCCTTCCGGACAGGTAAATGCGTTACGCTATTTTAAGCCGATCATCTCTTTATTAAAAATTCCTTTCATATTAAAAGGAGTGCAAGCCTTGGTAGGAAAAACGATCAAGGGCCCAGGAGAAAGAACGAGGACCTTAGTCAAAACGACAGTATGGGGAGAAGTCCGATCGGAAGAAGGAAAAAAATCCACCAAAGTTTTAGAATGTAAAGAAGGGTACGAATTCACAGTGGAATCTTCCCTCGCCGCGGTTTCCAAGGTGCTTTCCGGAAAAGGAGGAAAAGGATTTAAGACCCCAAGTCTTGCATTCGGTTCCGAATTCGTTTTAGAAATTCCAGGATCTAAATGGAAAGATATTTCAAATTGA
- a CDS encoding SIR2 family protein, with protein sequence MSKIVFVLGAGASAESGAPLMSDFMYKAEKIYNNLDFNLDRNIYELVTKGQGILQNAIAKSAIDIYNIEHLFTAFEMASLFGRLGDLTQKEVSNLPHAMKRFIVDTIECSIAFPTVNGYLGPTDSYQKMATYLQKLKNESYITNWSDISIITFNYDLCIEIALTSLGIPFSYHITDSSKDKVSLFKLHGSFNWEYSVESGLKEKVSVTEIMRNLQPYNDSKKPLRLHTIIGDPYIVPPSWNKLYYHEKLERIWSEACKAFVDARNIIVLGYSFPPSDLLFQYLYAIGSMGVSVIKNFYYFDPSVQDLPKKLEPILGSSVLQRAKPMNLHFGRVFDTLETEHYLSQL encoded by the coding sequence ATGTCGAAAATTGTATTTGTTTTAGGAGCTGGAGCTTCGGCCGAATCGGGAGCCCCCTTGATGTCTGATTTCATGTATAAGGCGGAAAAAATATATAACAATTTAGATTTCAATTTGGATAGAAACATATACGAATTAGTAACTAAGGGCCAAGGAATTCTTCAAAATGCAATAGCGAAGTCCGCAATCGATATTTATAATATTGAGCATCTATTTACTGCTTTTGAAATGGCGTCTCTTTTTGGACGGCTCGGGGATTTAACTCAAAAGGAAGTTTCTAACCTTCCACATGCAATGAAGCGATTTATTGTTGATACAATCGAATGTAGCATTGCCTTTCCTACTGTAAACGGCTACTTAGGGCCAACGGATTCATATCAGAAAATGGCGACATATCTTCAAAAGCTAAAGAATGAAAGCTATATAACAAACTGGAGTGATATATCAATAATTACTTTTAATTATGATCTTTGCATAGAAATTGCACTGACCTCGCTTGGCATTCCATTTAGTTATCATATAACTGATTCAAGCAAAGATAAAGTAAGTTTATTTAAACTTCATGGTTCATTCAATTGGGAATATAGTGTTGAAAGCGGGTTAAAAGAAAAAGTATCTGTTACCGAAATAATGCGTAATCTACAACCATACAACGATAGCAAAAAGCCGCTTAGGTTACATACAATTATCGGCGATCCGTACATAGTTCCTCCGAGCTGGAACAAACTATATTATCATGAAAAGTTAGAAAGAATTTGGTCCGAGGCATGCAAAGCATTTGTAGACGCAAGAAATATAATAGTCTTAGGTTATTCATTTCCTCCTTCTGACCTTTTGTTCCAATATTTATATGCGATTGGATCTATGGGAGTTTCAGTTATTAAAAATTTTTATTATTTCGATCCTAGCGTTCAGGATTTGCCTAAGAAGTTAGAACCAATATTGGGTTCGTCAGTTTTACAAAGAGCAAAGCCAATGAATCTTCACTTTGGACGGGTTTTTGATACTTTGGAGACGGAACACTATTTATCTCAGCTATGA
- a CDS encoding sterol desaturase family protein yields MEKINLITIAIPFFFLLIGLELAFSWYHKRKLYRLNDSINDLSAGISSQIFGIIFKTITFFAYLWVYENWKIFNLPSWPSEPVSWMPSSEVLGLSASTWSWTIVIAVWVACFVLYDLAYYWLHRLSHEVNFLWAGHVVHHQSEEYNLTVALRQASFHGLFTWIFYIPLAILGFSPIVMVLNGQLNLIYQFWIHTKAIDKFPKWFEAVFNTPSHHRVHHGINPKYIDKNHGGTLIVFDRWFGTFQAEEETPVYGTVKPLRSFNPLWANVHYWVEMWEQAKQSPRWSDKIKAFLAMPGWRPQQLGGQYPIPEVNEKTFKKYDVNLSKSLTAYAVTWFVLTLVGTFSMLVKVNSIPTGLLYLIFFFSIFSLTTVGGILDLKRWTLYLEPIRIALLVGTTFLLGFSTGTAFIAAGFGALSLAWFLSQRHLFAEWKDIDPVKEIRSKAA; encoded by the coding sequence ATGGAAAAAATAAATCTTATCACAATCGCAATTCCATTCTTCTTTTTACTGATCGGGTTAGAGCTCGCTTTCTCCTGGTATCATAAAAGAAAACTTTATCGTCTAAACGATTCTATTAACGATCTCAGTGCTGGGATCTCTAGTCAGATTTTCGGGATCATTTTTAAGACGATCACATTCTTTGCATATCTTTGGGTATATGAGAATTGGAAAATATTCAATCTTCCTTCATGGCCGAGCGAACCGGTTTCATGGATGCCTTCTTCCGAAGTATTAGGACTTTCCGCTTCTACTTGGTCTTGGACAATTGTTATAGCAGTTTGGGTCGCCTGCTTCGTGTTATACGATCTAGCTTATTATTGGTTGCATAGATTGAGCCATGAAGTTAATTTCCTTTGGGCAGGACATGTCGTCCATCACCAAAGTGAAGAATACAATCTCACAGTTGCATTACGTCAGGCAAGCTTTCATGGATTATTCACTTGGATCTTCTATATTCCATTAGCAATTTTAGGATTTTCTCCTATCGTGATGGTTCTGAACGGACAATTAAATTTGATCTATCAATTCTGGATCCATACAAAAGCAATAGATAAATTCCCGAAATGGTTCGAAGCAGTGTTCAACACTCCTTCTCACCATAGAGTTCACCATGGTATCAATCCTAAATACATTGATAAAAACCATGGCGGAACATTGATCGTCTTTGATAGATGGTTCGGAACTTTCCAAGCAGAAGAAGAAACTCCTGTTTATGGAACAGTTAAACCTCTTCGTAGCTTCAACCCATTATGGGCAAACGTTCATTACTGGGTCGAAATGTGGGAGCAAGCAAAACAAAGCCCTCGTTGGTCGGATAAGATCAAAGCATTCTTGGCAATGCCAGGATGGAGACCTCAGCAGTTAGGAGGACAATATCCTATCCCTGAAGTGAATGAGAAAACATTCAAAAAATATGATGTAAATCTTTCTAAAAGTTTAACTGCATACGCAGTGACATGGTTTGTTCTTACATTGGTCGGAACATTCTCAATGCTCGTAAAAGTAAATTCTATCCCGACGGGACTCTTGTATCTAATCTTCTTCTTCAGTATATTCTCCTTAACAACTGTGGGAGGAATTTTAGATCTGAAACGTTGGACCTTATACTTAGAGCCGATCCGGATCGCACTCTTGGTAGGAACTACTTTCCTATTAGGATTTTCTACAGGAACGGCGTTTATCGCAGCCGGATTCGGCGCGCTTTCACTTGCATGGTTTTTGTCCCAGAGACATTTATTTGCAGAATGGAAGGATATTGATCCGGTAAAAGAGATCCGTAGCAAAGCCGCTTAA
- a CDS encoding alpha-E domain-containing protein: MLSRVAESVYWMNRYMERAENYSRFLDVNFQLSLDLNEDSNRQWMPLVYTTGDNELFSKKYNTPSKENVIHFMSLDTENPNSIMNCLIRARENARTIRENISTPMWEVINEFYLTIKSKRKFEESDMPGIAEFFKAIRNQCLLFYGCQEATISHDEVWHFALLGRLLERADKTTRILDMKYFILLPAREEVGSTLDLIQWLSLLKSASAHEMFNRFYTRITPKNIAEFLILDKIFPRAIRFCLSKAFDSLKILSGTDRDTYGDETEKRVGVLLSEMNYASIDEIFSSGMHEYLDQLQVRLNGIAAQLDETYFRN; this comes from the coding sequence ATGCTAAGCCGAGTCGCTGAATCCGTATACTGGATGAATCGTTATATGGAAAGGGCCGAGAATTATTCACGCTTTTTGGATGTGAATTTTCAACTTTCCTTAGATTTGAACGAGGACTCCAACAGACAATGGATGCCTTTGGTTTATACCACCGGAGACAATGAATTGTTTTCCAAAAAGTATAATACTCCTAGCAAAGAGAATGTGATCCACTTCATGAGTTTGGATACTGAAAATCCGAATTCTATCATGAATTGTTTGATCCGAGCCAGGGAGAATGCAAGGACCATCCGAGAAAATATTTCCACTCCTATGTGGGAAGTGATCAACGAATTCTATCTTACTATTAAATCCAAAAGAAAATTTGAAGAATCCGATATGCCTGGTATTGCTGAATTTTTCAAAGCGATCCGAAATCAGTGTTTATTATTCTACGGTTGCCAAGAAGCCACAATCTCTCATGACGAGGTTTGGCATTTTGCGTTGCTCGGAAGATTATTGGAAAGAGCGGACAAGACTACTCGTATCTTGGACATGAAATATTTTATACTTCTTCCCGCTAGAGAAGAAGTCGGATCCACATTGGATCTGATCCAATGGCTTTCTCTTTTAAAATCCGCAAGCGCTCATGAGATGTTTAACCGTTTTTATACTAGGATCACTCCTAAGAATATAGCGGAGTTCTTGATCTTGGATAAAATTTTCCCGAGAGCGATACGTTTTTGTCTTTCTAAAGCGTTCGATAGTTTGAAAATTTTAAGCGGAACGGATAGAGACACTTATGGTGACGAAACGGAGAAGAGAGTAGGCGTTCTACTTTCGGAGATGAATTACGCCTCGATAGACGAAATTTTTTCTTCAGGAATGCATGAGTATTTGGATCAATTGCAAGTGAGATTGAACGGGATCGCCGCTCAATTGGACGAGACCTATTTTAGGAATTGA
- a CDS encoding LIC_12337 family protein has product MKNVFKKIALILVIFFGFSVGFRSDRGRTSSFPLSLKFKLLQEPLHASADDWGFVRQSATWARGNSLFMDDIIAGIQANQMLTALAHTQIVSATNVPMGDEGGVFDIKLRLKDNTSPTPFTVPSSSVFATSKDYDNCFQLKVAGTSNVALQFFWDDDPRDPSQDGAILFYNLNLLAPNKWTATATIESYVYSPDTTDPKYDPNIILVDQGLVQTYSWAGPLGTDTLAQSVKSGRVILEEMDGGAVFCFKTVVSINGTADFSSLSPLLPANQAFCNSGNADEYYKLAYSQELTGNLEVIAKSGWEEGGVTQVVSPADDQICSYGSINYGIFNMSGFVKDHVALASVPTYDHINATRVSKLYQRIGTTGKSGSGDLKGVKWDDLTQATIQGLTSSVTFKDLTGYGF; this is encoded by the coding sequence GTGAAGAATGTATTTAAAAAGATCGCATTGATCTTAGTAATATTTTTTGGTTTCAGTGTGGGCTTTCGTTCCGACAGAGGACGAACAAGCAGCTTCCCTTTATCATTAAAATTTAAACTTCTTCAAGAGCCATTGCATGCAAGTGCGGACGATTGGGGATTTGTTCGTCAATCCGCTACTTGGGCTAGAGGAAATTCTCTTTTTATGGATGATATCATTGCAGGTATTCAAGCTAACCAAATGCTTACTGCCCTTGCTCATACCCAAATCGTATCAGCTACTAATGTCCCAATGGGCGATGAGGGAGGAGTTTTTGATATCAAATTACGTTTGAAGGATAATACGAGCCCAACTCCTTTTACAGTTCCTTCTTCTTCTGTCTTTGCTACGTCTAAAGACTATGATAATTGTTTTCAGTTGAAAGTTGCAGGAACTAGCAATGTTGCCCTTCAATTCTTCTGGGATGATGATCCAAGAGATCCTAGCCAAGACGGAGCCATCTTGTTTTACAACCTGAATCTTTTGGCCCCTAATAAATGGACTGCTACTGCTACAATCGAAAGCTATGTGTATAGCCCTGATACTACAGATCCAAAATATGATCCCAATATTATTCTTGTGGATCAAGGGTTGGTGCAAACATATTCCTGGGCTGGCCCTCTCGGTACAGACACTTTAGCTCAATCGGTAAAATCAGGAAGAGTAATATTGGAAGAAATGGATGGTGGCGCGGTATTTTGCTTTAAAACAGTAGTGAGCATAAACGGAACTGCAGACTTTTCTTCTTTAAGTCCTCTTTTGCCGGCGAACCAAGCGTTCTGTAATTCTGGAAATGCAGACGAGTATTATAAGTTAGCATATAGTCAGGAACTCACTGGTAATTTAGAGGTAATTGCTAAATCCGGTTGGGAAGAAGGAGGAGTGACTCAAGTTGTTTCTCCCGCAGATGACCAAATATGTAGTTACGGTTCTATAAATTATGGAATTTTTAATATGAGCGGATTTGTAAAAGATCATGTCGCATTAGCGAGTGTTCCTACTTATGATCATATTAATGCAACAAGAGTTTCTAAATTATACCAGAGAATCGGAACGACCGGAAAATCAGGAAGTGGAGATTTGAAAGGAGTGAAGTGGGATGATTTGACCCAGGCGACGATCCAAGGATTGACCTCATCTGTCACATTTAAAGATCTCACCGGTTACGGATTTTAA
- a CDS encoding TIGR04282 family arsenosugar biosynthesis glycosyltransferase: MKGPILNIFLKNPVPGKVKTRLAKDIGEEAALEVYQALVEKTRSACNDLDVPKVLWFDSYLPNPSDIGSWGHSPLLIRKQEGKDLGEKMRNAFLYCFQNGSCPAILIGSDCPELDLLHLKEAFHVLDHKDVVLGPAKDGGYYLVGLKSDTPELFHGIEWSTETVFARSLEKLQWARKQVGLLPILSDLDDVQDLEYFESNGILDWNKNGS, translated from the coding sequence ATGAAAGGTCCGATCTTGAATATATTTCTGAAAAATCCAGTCCCGGGAAAAGTTAAGACACGTTTAGCTAAGGACATAGGAGAAGAAGCTGCCTTGGAAGTATATCAGGCCTTGGTCGAAAAAACTAGATCTGCCTGCAACGACTTGGATGTTCCTAAAGTTTTATGGTTCGATTCTTATCTTCCAAATCCTTCTGATATAGGAAGTTGGGGACATTCTCCCTTGCTCATCCGCAAACAAGAAGGAAAGGATCTAGGCGAGAAGATGAGAAACGCGTTCTTATATTGTTTCCAAAACGGATCTTGTCCCGCAATCCTCATAGGAAGTGATTGCCCTGAGTTAGATTTGTTACATCTGAAAGAAGCATTTCATGTTCTGGATCACAAAGATGTAGTTTTGGGACCTGCGAAAGATGGAGGCTATTATCTAGTAGGACTCAAATCTGACACTCCTGAACTTTTTCATGGAATAGAATGGAGCACTGAAACTGTTTTTGCCAGAAGTTTGGAAAAACTACAGTGGGCCAGAAAACAAGTAGGACTTCTTCCCATACTATCCGACCTGGATGACGTCCAAGATCTGGAATATTTCGAATCCAACGGGATCTTGGACTGGAACAAGAACGGTTCCTGA